A single region of the Brachypodium distachyon strain Bd21 chromosome 3, Brachypodium_distachyon_v3.0, whole genome shotgun sequence genome encodes:
- the LOC100837283 gene encoding flowering-promoting factor 1-like protein 3, which yields MSGVWVFKDGIVRRVEKDNPGGSSSNSGSMGRPKVLVHVPSGEVVLSYDILERRLQELGWERYLNDPCLLQFHQRSTVHLISVPRDFSRFKLVHMYDIVVKTRNVFEVRDA from the coding sequence ATGTCGGGCGTGTGGGTGTTCAAGGACGGTATCGTCCGCCGCGTGGAGAAGGACAACCCCGGCGGATCTTCATCGAATAGCGGCAGCATGGGGCGCCCAAAGGTGCTTGTCCACGTCCCTAGCGGCGAGGTGGTGTTGTCGTACGACATCCTGGAGAGGCGGCTCCAGGAGCTGGGGTGGGAGAGGTACCTCAACGACCCGTGCCTTCTGCAGTTCCACCAGCGCTCGACGGTGCACCTCATCTCCGTCCCTCGCGACTTCTCCAGGTTCAAGCTTGTGCACATGTATGACATCGTCGTCAAGACGCGCAACGTCTTCGAGGTCCGCGACGCATGA